From one Lotus japonicus ecotype B-129 chromosome 3, LjGifu_v1.2 genomic stretch:
- the LOC130748238 gene encoding thioredoxin-like protein CXXS1 — MYSNSTLLKNQQKQKKEMKGQEQIKMSKVIKIDSQKSWEHHIFYATNQSYPVVVHFSAFWCVPSIVMNPFFQELASTYQNALFLTLDVDEVKEIASKFEIKAMPTFVLLSGGVPVEKIVGANPDEIRKRVDHFIHSTRSCNYVDQTMNV, encoded by the exons ATGTATAGCAATAGCACCCTCTTAAAGAAccagcagaagcagaagaaagaaatgaagGGCCAAGAACAAATCAAAATGTCTAAGGTTATCAAAATTGATTCTCAGAAATCATGGGAGCATCACATCTTCTATGCTACCAATCAAAGCTACCCT GTTGTGGTTCATTTCTCTGCTTTCTGGTGTGTGCCTTCTATAGTTATGAATCCTTTCTTTCAAGAATTGGCCTCCACCTATCAGAATGCTTTGTTTCTGACATTGGATGTGGATGAGGTTAAG GAAATTGCCTCCAAGTTTGAGATAAAGGCCATGCCTACTTTTGTGTTGCTGAGTGGTGGAGTTCCTGTGGAGAAAATTGTAGGTGCAAATCCAGATGAAATAAGGAAAAGGGTTGATCATTTTATTCACTCAACTCGTTCCTGCAATTATGTTGATCAAACCATGAACGTATGA